A window of Anaerolineae bacterium contains these coding sequences:
- a CDS encoding glycerol-3-phosphate acyltransferase, whose protein sequence is MPCWWGAGRWGDIRRYGDGNPGAYNVFRAGGRVSGATASGLEVLKGLVLIALACRHVPVAVCPWAAWAAVAGHAFSPWLGFRGGKAIAVSLGSGWRCCRAFRLSGRWRRPSSFGWRWSGLMPGW, encoded by the coding sequence TTGCCGTGTTGGTGGGGCGCTGGGCGTTGGGGGGATATCCGCCGCTACGGCGACGGCAATCCGGGCGCTTACAATGTGTTCCGCGCTGGAGGCAGGGTGAGTGGAGCCACCGCCAGTGGGCTGGAAGTGTTGAAAGGTCTGGTCCTCATAGCCCTGGCCTGCCGTCATGTGCCGGTGGCGGTTTGCCCTTGGGCGGCCTGGGCGGCGGTAGCTGGGCATGCCTTTTCCCCTTGGCTGGGCTTTCGCGGCGGCAAGGCCATCGCCGTCAGCCTGGGATCTGGCTGGCGTTGTTGCCGCGCATTCAGGCTTTCTGGGCGTTGGCGGCGGCCTTCCTCTTTTGGCTGGCGTTGGTCCGGCCTCATGCCTGGATGGTGA
- a CDS encoding NERD domain-containing protein codes for MRIVTNEKLIRRNAKVGQIVGLISLLILGVGLVISLTHPEWGMITLSALIFGFLLSQIGLFFGNRWARRPRLDELLNQALKGLSREYTLYHYTTPAYHLLVGPAGIWVIVTKYQRGRITYHRGRWRQHGGPLLWYLRLFAQEGIGRPDLEIKAETEAVEKLLRKHLPEEDVPPVEALLVFTHPEVQLEAEEAPVPTLHLRDLKKFLKPRLKSRRLSPEQLQRIRAVLEGGEEGTSSEETDGQ; via the coding sequence ATGCGCATTGTGACCAACGAAAAACTCATCCGCCGCAACGCCAAAGTCGGCCAGATCGTGGGCCTGATTTCCTTGCTTATCCTGGGGGTGGGGCTGGTGATTTCCCTGACCCATCCTGAGTGGGGCATGATCACCCTCAGCGCCCTGATTTTCGGCTTTTTGCTTTCGCAAATCGGGCTCTTTTTCGGCAATCGCTGGGCGCGGCGGCCTCGTCTGGACGAACTGCTCAACCAGGCGTTGAAGGGGCTCTCCAGGGAATACACCCTCTACCACTACACCACACCGGCCTATCATCTTCTGGTCGGCCCGGCCGGGATTTGGGTCATCGTCACTAAGTATCAACGCGGGCGTATCACCTATCACCGCGGACGCTGGCGCCAGCATGGCGGTCCACTTCTGTGGTATCTGCGCCTTTTTGCCCAGGAGGGGATTGGCCGCCCGGATCTGGAAATTAAGGCCGAGACCGAGGCGGTGGAAAAACTGCTGCGGAAGCACCTGCCTGAGGAGGACGTGCCGCCGGTGGAAGCCCTGCTGGTCTTCACCCACCCCGAAGTGCAACTGGAAGCCGAGGAGGCGCCCGTACCCACGCTGCATTTACGGGACCTCAAGAAGTTTCTCAAACCGCGCCTGAAATCCCGCCGTCTTTCGCCGGAGCAACTGCAGCGCATCCGTGCCGTGTTGGAAGGTGGAGAGGAAGGGACGTCCTCGGAAGAGACGGACGGCCAGTGA
- a CDS encoding glycoside hydrolase family 5 protein yields the protein MRVSPRLVLLGVWFSLLAACLPGGKSMPQEQPLPSAHPTATATAEAARGIWALWASGRTMLRGANIYQRRVIPDLDGADFMGPGPLGPPYTQADFDALAAQGANWVNLSVPGLFTVQPPYRLDEAVVARVDALIEMAARAGLYVVLSARTGPGRSEFSILRNGAGDWFPPSYLVESVWQDAQARQAWAAMWRYTAARYRDNPAVIGYDLMVEPNANDIVDKWDPEAFYARYGGTGYDWNAWYPDLVAAIREVDPNTPILVGGMGYSAVDWLSYLRPVDAPRVVYTAHQYMPFVYTHQSPQEHIVYPDVFDADFNGRPETVSRAWLACYLQTLADFRQRVGAPVAVNELGLVRWAPNAAQFMDDQLSILEDLGVNYAVWAWHASWPPFGEVDHAFTFRFGPNPANRQDVPNALWDTYRRFWQRNEVFFSP from the coding sequence ATGCGTGTTTCCCCTCGGCTCGTGCTGTTGGGGGTGTGGTTCAGCCTGCTGGCGGCATGCCTTCCCGGTGGGAAGAGCATGCCCCAGGAACAGCCTCTCCCCTCTGCGCACCCCACCGCTACGGCGACCGCAGAGGCTGCGAGGGGAATCTGGGCCTTGTGGGCCTCAGGCCGCACGATGTTGCGCGGCGCCAACATCTACCAGCGCCGGGTCATCCCAGACCTCGATGGCGCAGATTTCATGGGGCCGGGACCTTTGGGCCCGCCTTACACCCAGGCGGATTTCGATGCCCTGGCCGCTCAGGGCGCCAACTGGGTGAATTTGTCGGTGCCCGGTCTGTTCACTGTGCAACCGCCTTACCGCCTTGACGAAGCCGTTGTGGCCCGGGTGGATGCACTGATCGAGATGGCGGCACGAGCGGGATTGTATGTGGTGCTTTCGGCGCGCACGGGGCCGGGACGCAGTGAATTTTCCATCCTCCGCAATGGCGCTGGTGACTGGTTCCCTCCCTCGTATCTCGTGGAATCGGTCTGGCAGGACGCTCAGGCCCGGCAGGCCTGGGCGGCCATGTGGCGCTATACGGCGGCGCGTTACCGCGACAACCCGGCGGTCATCGGATACGACCTCATGGTGGAGCCCAACGCCAACGACATCGTGGACAAATGGGATCCTGAGGCCTTCTACGCGCGTTACGGCGGCACGGGGTACGATTGGAACGCGTGGTATCCCGATTTGGTCGCCGCCATTCGCGAGGTGGACCCCAATACGCCGATCCTGGTGGGCGGTATGGGGTATAGTGCGGTGGACTGGCTGTCCTATTTGCGCCCGGTGGACGCGCCGCGGGTGGTATACACGGCGCATCAGTACATGCCCTTCGTCTACACCCATCAGTCCCCTCAGGAGCATATCGTCTACCCAGACGTGTTCGACGCCGATTTCAATGGTCGCCCCGAGACGGTGAGCCGCGCGTGGCTGGCCTGCTACCTGCAAACTCTGGCCGATTTTCGACAACGGGTGGGGGCGCCGGTGGCGGTCAACGAACTGGGGCTGGTCCGATGGGCGCCCAATGCCGCTCAATTTATGGACGATCAACTGAGCATCCTCGAAGACCTGGGCGTAAACTACGCGGTGTGGGCCTGGCACGCTTCCTGGCCCCCGTTTGGCGAGGTGGACCACGCCTTCACCTTTCGCTTTGGCCCGAACCCGGCCAATCGGCAGGATGTGCCCAACGCCCTTTGGGATACCTACCGCCGCTTCTGGCAGCGGAACGAAGTCTTCTTTTCGCCATAA
- a CDS encoding fructose 1,6-bisphosphatase produces the protein MLTVSAIKADVGSIGGHTRPSKEMMEVAHQRLARAVDQGVLTDFDVTHTGDDICLLMVHRRGNGDPQIHQLAWDTLKAAADVAKEQGLYGAGQDLLKDAPSGNVRGAGPGAAEITFDENAPERPAEPFIIFTADKTGPGAFNFPLWAVFTSPLYCAGLMLPKMRPGFKFRVIDMEYAESDRVIELVSPEEHIDLALLLRDENRFGIQAIYSRKYPHQQVVAVSTDRLHTIAGEYKGKDDPVAIVRTQGIFPAPEEMLMPFVVAPYVAGDARGSHTMPIMPVPINTAVTGPYAQPIIAAVAYSVNKQGKLSERADLFDNPVWDAVRLKAQQKGFYMREQGFVGAAMLPMQELEYSAFRTSLEELEKRFVVEGK, from the coding sequence ATGTTGACGGTTAGCGCGATCAAAGCCGATGTGGGGAGCATTGGCGGCCACACGCGACCATCCAAGGAAATGATGGAGGTAGCCCATCAGCGGCTGGCCCGGGCGGTGGATCAGGGGGTGCTCACCGACTTCGATGTCACCCATACGGGCGATGATATTTGCCTGCTGATGGTGCATCGCCGGGGGAACGGTGACCCGCAAATCCACCAACTGGCCTGGGATACGCTCAAGGCCGCCGCGGATGTGGCCAAAGAACAAGGCCTTTACGGCGCCGGTCAGGACCTGCTCAAGGACGCACCTTCGGGCAATGTCCGTGGCGCCGGCCCAGGGGCCGCCGAAATCACCTTTGATGAAAACGCTCCTGAACGCCCAGCCGAGCCTTTCATCATCTTCACCGCCGACAAAACCGGGCCGGGGGCGTTCAACTTTCCACTGTGGGCCGTGTTCACCAGCCCGCTCTATTGCGCGGGCCTGATGCTGCCCAAGATGCGGCCGGGGTTCAAATTCCGCGTCATCGACATGGAATACGCCGAAAGTGACCGCGTCATCGAACTGGTCTCGCCGGAAGAGCACATCGACCTGGCGCTGCTGCTGCGCGACGAGAACCGCTTTGGCATCCAAGCCATCTACTCGCGCAAGTACCCCCATCAACAGGTGGTGGCCGTGTCCACCGATCGCCTGCACACCATCGCCGGAGAATACAAAGGCAAGGATGACCCGGTGGCCATCGTGCGCACCCAGGGCATCTTCCCCGCGCCGGAGGAGATGCTCATGCCCTTCGTGGTGGCCCCCTATGTAGCCGGGGACGCCCGCGGCAGCCACACCATGCCCATCATGCCCGTGCCCATCAACACGGCGGTCACCGGCCCCTATGCCCAGCCCATCATCGCCGCCGTGGCCTACTCGGTGAACAAACAGGGCAAACTGAGCGAGCGGGCGGACCTGTTCGACAACCCCGTTTGGGACGCCGTGCGGCTCAAGGCCCAGCAAAAGGGCTTCTACATGCGCGAGCAGGGCTTCGTGGGCGCGGCCATGTTACCCATGCAAGAGTTGGAATACAGCGCCTTCCGCACCTCCCTGGAAGAACTGGAAAAGCGCTTCGTGGTGGAAGGCAAATGA
- a CDS encoding NAD-dependent malic enzyme, whose translation MPWENKVMRTVRVRNEQIKGTLARLITAIALEGGSVGEIRLIREGLKAIVRDITVYADDEAQMERVLAAMRANPGSTVLQVRDEVLEVHYQGKIAVRSRYTIDSLAALRRVYTPGVAQVCRRIASEPDMAWEYTAKGHLVAIVTDGTAILGLGDIGPLAGMPVMEGKAMLMESLVGLSGMPILLDTQDPQAIVDTVTRIAPTFAAIQLEDISAPRCFEIEQTLQERLDIPVMHDDQHGTAVVVTAALKVAAQRTGLALEQATIGQIGLGAAGMAIARMIMGLTGNPVLGADLNEEALRMLAAAGGRPATLEEIMAQADIVVATTGVPGLIRPEMVRSGQIILALSNPTPEIEPEVALEAGAAFAADGKGVNNVLGFPGILRGAVDTRATRITHEMYLAAATTLARLTPEGELLPNPLDKQVHHEVAKAVAQEAIRSGVARNEYVPYLADD comes from the coding sequence ATGCCTTGGGAAAACAAAGTGATGCGCACGGTGCGCGTCCGCAACGAACAAATCAAAGGCACACTGGCCCGATTGATCACCGCCATCGCCCTGGAGGGCGGCAGCGTGGGCGAAATCCGCCTCATCCGCGAAGGGCTGAAGGCCATCGTGCGGGATATCACGGTCTATGCCGACGACGAGGCTCAAATGGAGCGAGTGCTGGCGGCTATGCGGGCCAACCCTGGCAGCACGGTGCTTCAAGTGCGCGACGAGGTGCTGGAAGTGCACTACCAGGGCAAAATCGCCGTGCGCAGTCGCTACACTATCGATTCGTTGGCCGCGCTCCGGCGGGTGTACACCCCCGGCGTGGCCCAGGTCTGCCGCCGCATTGCCAGCGAGCCGGACATGGCCTGGGAATACACCGCCAAGGGGCACCTGGTGGCTATCGTCACCGACGGCACCGCCATCCTGGGCCTGGGTGACATCGGCCCCCTGGCCGGAATGCCCGTGATGGAAGGCAAGGCCATGCTCATGGAAAGCCTGGTGGGGCTTTCCGGGATGCCCATCCTGCTGGACACCCAGGACCCCCAGGCCATCGTGGACACCGTCACCCGTATCGCCCCCACTTTTGCGGCCATCCAGTTGGAAGACATCTCCGCGCCCCGCTGCTTCGAGATTGAGCAAACGTTGCAGGAGCGGCTGGACATCCCCGTCATGCACGACGACCAGCACGGCACAGCGGTGGTGGTCACCGCCGCCTTGAAGGTGGCGGCCCAACGCACAGGGCTAGCCCTGGAACAGGCCACCATCGGGCAAATCGGCCTGGGCGCGGCCGGGATGGCCATCGCTCGGATGATCATGGGCCTGACGGGGAACCCCGTGCTGGGGGCAGACCTCAACGAAGAGGCCTTGCGTATGCTAGCCGCGGCCGGCGGTCGACCTGCCACGCTGGAAGAAATCATGGCCCAGGCGGACATCGTGGTGGCCACCACCGGCGTCCCCGGTCTGATACGCCCCGAAATGGTGCGTTCTGGGCAGATCATCCTGGCACTGTCCAACCCCACGCCCGAAATCGAGCCTGAGGTCGCCTTAGAAGCCGGGGCCGCCTTCGCCGCCGACGGCAAAGGGGTGAACAATGTGCTGGGCTTCCCCGGCATCCTGCGCGGCGCGGTGGACACCCGGGCCACCCGCATCACCCACGAGATGTACCTGGCGGCCGCCACCACCCTGGCCCGCCTCACTCCGGAGGGCGAACTGCTGCCCAACCCGCTGGACAAGCAGGTGCACCACGAGGTGGCCAAAGCGGTGGCTCAGGAAGCCATCCGCTCTGGCGTGGCGCGCAACGAGTATGTGCCTTACCTGGCAGACGACTGA